DNA from Paraburkholderia sp. ZP32-5:
GCGGATCGTCGAATACGAGAATGTCGATCCACACATTGGAATCGAGCACGACGCGCAGCGCGTCGCTTGAGGCGTGGGAACCGGGCATTCGTTACAATCGGGCTTTCGTCTTTGACCGCCAGGCACGGCGTGCCTGCATGCAAGCCTCTATGATAATCGTTCTGTCGCCGGCGAAATCGCTCGACTACGACACCCCGCCACACGTCAAAAAGCACACGATCCCCGATTTCGTCGATGACGCCGCCGAGCTGATCGGCGGCCTGCGCAGTTTGTCGCCGCAACAGATTGCGTCGTTGATGGGCATTTCGGATCAGCTCGCGCACCTCAATTTTCAGCGTTACGCGGACTGGTCGCCGCAATTCGGTACGCACAACGCCAAGCAGGCGGTGCTCGCGTTCAATGGCGACGTGTACGAAGGTTTCGATGCGAAGACGCTGTCGTCGGCCGATCTCGACTATGCGCAGAATCATGTGCGCGTGTTGTCGGGCCTCTACGGACTGCTGCGGCCACTTGATCTGTTGCAGCCATACCGGCTCGAAATGGGTACGCGCTTTGCCAATCCGCGCGGCAAGGATCTCTACGCGTTCTGGGGCGAGCGGATCACGCAGGCGTTGAACGCGCAGTTGAAGAAAAATGCCGCGGGTTCGCGCGTGCTCGTGAATTGCGCGTCGGGCGAGTACTTCAAGTCGGTCAAGCCGAAGCTGCTCGACGCACCCGTCGTCACACCGGTGTTCGAGGACTGGAAGGGCGGCCGCTACAAGATCATCAGCTTTCATGCGAAACGCGCGCGCGGCCTGATGGCGCGCTTCGCGGTGGAAAACCGGCTCGATCGCCCTGAACAGTTGCGGAACTTCGACTCCGAAGGCTATGTGTTCAGTGCCGAAGCGTCGAACGATTCCACATACGTATTTCGTCGCCGCATCGCCGAATGAACGTACCGCCGCGCTCGAGCGGCGGTGAACCGTGCAGGGAAGAATCTCATGACGTTATCGATTACCAGCAATTTCGACGCCGGCGCGATTGACGTGCTGTCCTGCGAGGACGCCGGCAACATCCGCCTGCGCGTGCGGCCCGACAGCCACGCCGAGTTCGCGCAGTGGTTCTACTTCCGGCTGTCCGGCGCGGCCGGCGAGCGCTGCGTGATGACTTTCGAAAACGCCGCCGCGTGTGCCTTCGCCGAGGGCTGGCGCGATTATCGCGCGGTCGCGAGCTACGACCGCGTGAACTGGTTTCGCGTGCCGAGTTCGTACGACGGCAATGTGCTGACGATCGATCACACGCCGGATTTCGACAGCATCTACTACGCGTATTTCGAGCCGTATAGCGAAGAACGTCATTCTGAGTTTCTGGGCGCCGTGCAGCAGATGCCGCATGCGTCGTTGACCGAACTGGGCAAAACGGTCGAAGGACGGCCAGTCTCCCTGCTTACGCTCGCTACTCCGCTTGCCGACGATGCCGCAAACGCCGCGCCGAAAAAGAAGATCTGGCTGATCGCGCGCCAGCATCCGGGCGAGACGATGGCCGAATGGTTTACCGAAGGGCTCGTGAAACGCCTCGTGGGCTGGGGCGATTGGGCCGGCGATCCCGTTGCGCGCAAGCTTTACGATCACGCGGTGTTCTACATCGTGCCGAACATGAACCCGGACGGTAGCGTGCACGGCAATCTGCGTACTAACGCGGCCGGCGCGAACCTGAATCGCGAATGGATGGAGCCGGACGCCGCGCGCAGTCCGGAGGTGCTGGTGGTGCGCGATGCGATTCACGCCACGGGCTGCGACCTGTTTTTCGACATTCACGGCGACGAGGCGCTGCCGTACGTATTCGTCGCGGGTTCCGAAATGTTGCCGGGTTTCACCGAGCAGCAGGGGCGTGAGCAGAAGGCTTTCGTCGAAGCGTTCAAGCAGGCGAGTCCGGATTTTCAGGACAAGTATGGCTACGCCGCGAGCAAGTATCGCGAGGATGCGCTGAAGCTCGCGTCGAAGTACGTTGGCAACGAATTCGGCTGTCTGTCGTTGACGCTGGAAATGCCGTTCAAGGACAACGCGAATCTGCCCGACGAACGGGTGGGCTGGAACGGCGAGCGCAGCGCATCGCTAGGAGCGGCGATGCTGCAGGCGATCCTGCATCACGTGGAAACGTTCTAACGAAAGCGGCGCGGTACACATAGAAAAAGAGGCACGCACATTGTTTTGTGCGTGCCTCTTTTTTATTGGGACGACGGGTTGGCCAGCCGCGCGAATCAGAACAGATTGCGCTTGAACGTTAGCGGGCCTTTTTCTTCGTTGCCGATTTGCTCGATGTCGCGCGCGACGATTTACCCGAGCTTCCCTTCGACGACTTTTTCGTCGTCTTGCCGCCCGTCGCGTGCTTGCCCTTGCCTTTGTGCTTGCCTGACGACCCGCTGTGCGCCCGGTTCGGCGGTACGGGATCGTTCCAGCTGAACGCGAGCATCTGCGGGCCGACGTAGCCGCAGCGGAATTTCAGATCGGCCGGGTCGTCCGAGCCGTTCTGACGTACGCCGATGCCTTCGACAGTGACGATGCTGTCCACCTTGACGCGCTGCTTGCCTTCGTCGAACGAATCGTTCCAGGGTGTGACAGACGAATGGGCGCTATCGAACGAGCTGGGAGGGAATTCGACGTGGTCGAACGCGGTCGACGTGCTTGCGACAAAGTTGCCGTGTGCAGCACAGTCCGCGACGAGCGGGTCCGCGTGCATTTCGGTAATGAATTTGTTGACGAGGTCGTTGTGCTGCTCGAGCTGATCGGCGAATGCGGGAGCCGCGCAGATAAGCGAGAGACTCGCCACGCAGGCTGCCAACCGGCCGACTACCCGCAGCAATCGACGCGGTACGTTGGTGCGATCCATCTAGTTCTTCAGACGCTAAGGGGATATGAGGCAAATAAGATGCCTCGCGAATGGGTTGAGTTCAATCTTGCTGCAAATATTCTGCCTTGTCCTGATCCGCACGCGGGTGAGCTTCGGCGACTTGCCAGCGATTATTGCCGACACGCGTGGCATGACGTCAAAGCACGAACTCTCAGGTGCGCGGGCCGCCCAGACGATAGCGTCGCACATCGTATGTGGTGACCCAAGCGGGACGGTACACCGCGATCAGCGCCGTTGCCATGCCAGTGAACCATGCCTCGCCGGTGGCGAGCAGCAGCACGCTGAACGCGTAGCCGGCCGGCACGACGGTTGGTGAACCGCCTGCGAGCGCGACATGAATGCCGAGCGCCGCGGCGGCTGTCAGCGATACCGCAATGGCCGGCGAAACAAAGCCCTGGCCGAAGATGAACATGAAGAGATTGCGCGGTAGCCACGCCGTGCAGATGCGCTGAACCAGCGTGGAGATGCAAACGGGCAGAGCGCCGTACACGAGGAACGTAACCGCAATGCCTTGCCATGGAGCGTCGAAGATGACGGCGGCGAGGCCAGTAACCACCGCCATCGCGATAAGCGCGAGTCCCCAGTCGAATAGCGTGACCACGAGCGTTGCGCCCAGCAGATGCATGACGGTGCCGTCGTCGAGCCATGCGTTGCTCGCCCACAGCACCGACAGCGCGACGATAATCGCGAGCCAGACGTGCTGGAGCGTGCCGTCCTGAAGTCTTTTGAAAGGATTCTTCCACAGCGCGAGCGCGACCACTATCGCGGTGGCGATCCAGCCACCGACAGCGACCCAGAACGGAAGCGGTGTATAGAGGAAACCCATGTGTTCATATTACTCGTTGGACGACAAAAGGTGTGAGCGGATTCCATGCCAGCCGGCGCCAACGCTGCGTGGACGCGCACTTGGGGATGCCCGCACGCAGCGTGCGTCGCGTCACGCCGAGCCGGATCTTACTGGTTTTTGCACGGGTCCTGGGGCGGGGTGTCACCGTAGGAAGTAGCGGGTTCCGCGGCCATCGGCAGTGCGGCGCTTGTGTCGCTGGCAGGCAACGGATATTCGAAATGAATGCGCTTCCGGTGCCGCAGCCCAATCGTGCTCGTTCGCTTCACTGACACCGTCCGCGGCGCATTCTCGCCGTTGTTGTGCAGGACCTGCAGTTGATTCATCAGCCAGCCGTTATAGAGCGCGACCGCGGCGGCGCGGTTGGGCGCGCCCAACTGCTGGAATATGCTGGTCAGATGGATCTTGACCGTGCCTTCGCTAATGCCGAGCGTGCGCGCGATCATCTTGTTGGTGCTGCCCATATGAACGCAGCGCATGATTTCCTGCTGGCGTGGCGACAATCCTCCGCTCGAAAGTCTGTTGCGGCGTGGCGGCGGGCTTTTTTCGTCGAATGGGCGGATCGTGGTGTCCGCGGGCAACGGCGGGTCGAGCGGCAGTGCGCCAGGCGGCACATAGTGGCCGCCGAGCAGCACCATTTCGAAGGCGCGCACGATCAGGCATGGATCGGTGTCGCGCGGCACGACGCCGAGCACGCCTTCATCCATCAGCGCGCGCACGAGCGCGGGCGGAGTTCCGTCGGTGAGTACGGCGATGCGCAGGTCGGGGTAGTAGCTGAGCAGATGGCGGGCATCCGTTACGGACATCCAGTCCTGCCAGTCGATCACGACGAGATCCGGCAGGTAACGCCTGAATGGACGTTCGAGCTGGCGCCAGTCCTGCGCTTCGGTGAAGCGCGCCAACCGGTCGATTTGCCGCAATAAGGCCTTGAGTCCGTCACGTCGTTCCGCGTTTGAATTGAGAATCGAGAAGCGCATGCATGTCTCCAGATGGATCGAGCGAAATAGCGCGACGCACCTGTGTGCCCTAGCAACTGACTCAAGTCACGGCGATGCGTCACCGTGCCTATGATGACAAATTCCTTTCGTTTTGACGGCTGGCCAAAAGGCGTAGGAAGAGCGTCGAGGCAAACAAAAAGCCCCGCGCAAGGCGGGGCTTTTTTCGATGGCAGGTCGACGTTCGCGTCGTTGCTCAATGAAAATGTGGCTGTGCTGGCTCTGCATCTTCGGGCATTTCTGCATGGACGATTTCGCCGAGCGGATCTGCGTACAACGGAACGCCGCAGTCGTCGCAGTATTCCGGCTCGAAACGGCCCGCATGGCGCCGTACATCGGTGATCCCGGTCTCCTTGAGCAGCGCGACGATTTCCTCGAGCGGGTCGTCGGAACCAGCGATTTCCTGCGGCTCTTCATCGATGCCCGGCTCGCCATTTTCACGGCCGTAGAGGGGCCATACGACACCGTAAATCACGTCGTTGCTGCCGCGGCGCGTGAAGCCGACGCGGTACTCGTCGATGCGTCTTTCGCCGAAGCCTGCGACCACCGCGCGGAGGTCCTGCGGCGCAGCACCAATTGTGTCAAATAGATAACGAACGGCGGTGCGCACGGTGTGAGGACGCACACTTTCGTCGGCATCGCGGCATGCCGAGTAGTACGCGTCTGGTAGCAGGCACTCGAATTCGCAGCCGGGCAGCACAACCGACAGATTGGCGCCGCCCTGCGTGGCCCATTGCTCGAGACACTGGCCGCGCTCGATGCGGCAGCCGTGCTCTTCCTCCTGCCAGCGGAAGGTCGCCTCGCCCACGGGCGCCGCGACCACGGCCAGCAGAAAGCGCGGATCGGCCAGAATCGGCGAGGTTTCCGGCAGCTCGCCGAAATTGAGCTTCGCGTTGCCGCCGCCCATCGCCGCCTGTGCGAGTTGCTGGGCAATGCGCCACGTCTCGACGTGATGGCGCGGCAGCTGGTCGATGCTGTAC
Protein-coding regions in this window:
- the yaaA gene encoding peroxide stress protein YaaA, encoding MIIVLSPAKSLDYDTPPHVKKHTIPDFVDDAAELIGGLRSLSPQQIASLMGISDQLAHLNFQRYADWSPQFGTHNAKQAVLAFNGDVYEGFDAKTLSSADLDYAQNHVRVLSGLYGLLRPLDLLQPYRLEMGTRFANPRGKDLYAFWGERITQALNAQLKKNAAGSRVLVNCASGEYFKSVKPKLLDAPVVTPVFEDWKGGRYKIISFHAKRARGLMARFAVENRLDRPEQLRNFDSEGYVFSAEASNDSTYVFRRRIAE
- a CDS encoding M14 family metallopeptidase, giving the protein MTLSITSNFDAGAIDVLSCEDAGNIRLRVRPDSHAEFAQWFYFRLSGAAGERCVMTFENAAACAFAEGWRDYRAVASYDRVNWFRVPSSYDGNVLTIDHTPDFDSIYYAYFEPYSEERHSEFLGAVQQMPHASLTELGKTVEGRPVSLLTLATPLADDAANAAPKKKIWLIARQHPGETMAEWFTEGLVKRLVGWGDWAGDPVARKLYDHAVFYIVPNMNPDGSVHGNLRTNAAGANLNREWMEPDAARSPEVLVVRDAIHATGCDLFFDIHGDEALPYVFVAGSEMLPGFTEQQGREQKAFVEAFKQASPDFQDKYGYAASKYREDALKLASKYVGNEFGCLSLTLEMPFKDNANLPDERVGWNGERSASLGAAMLQAILHHVETF
- a CDS encoding BspC domain-containing protein, whose translation is MDRTNVPRRLLRVVGRLAACVASLSLICAAPAFADQLEQHNDLVNKFITEMHADPLVADCAAHGNFVASTSTAFDHVEFPPSSFDSAHSSVTPWNDSFDEGKQRVKVDSIVTVEGIGVRQNGSDDPADLKFRCGYVGPQMLAFSWNDPVPPNRAHSGSSGKHKGKGKHATGGKTTKKSSKGSSGKSSRATSSKSATKKKAR
- a CDS encoding energy-coupling factor ABC transporter permease, which codes for MGFLYTPLPFWVAVGGWIATAIVVALALWKNPFKRLQDGTLQHVWLAIIVALSVLWASNAWLDDGTVMHLLGATLVVTLFDWGLALIAMAVVTGLAAVIFDAPWQGIAVTFLVYGALPVCISTLVQRICTAWLPRNLFMFIFGQGFVSPAIAVSLTAAAALGIHVALAGGSPTVVPAGYAFSVLLLATGEAWFTGMATALIAVYRPAWVTTYDVRRYRLGGPRT
- a CDS encoding response regulator transcription factor; its protein translation is MRFSILNSNAERRDGLKALLRQIDRLARFTEAQDWRQLERPFRRYLPDLVVIDWQDWMSVTDARHLLSYYPDLRIAVLTDGTPPALVRALMDEGVLGVVPRDTDPCLIVRAFEMVLLGGHYVPPGALPLDPPLPADTTIRPFDEKSPPPRRNRLSSGGLSPRQQEIMRCVHMGSTNKMIARTLGISEGTVKIHLTSIFQQLGAPNRAAAVALYNGWLMNQLQVLHNNGENAPRTVSVKRTSTIGLRHRKRIHFEYPLPASDTSAALPMAAEPATSYGDTPPQDPCKNQ
- a CDS encoding DUF2863 family protein, which produces MRSRIAKRLPPDADKLVGLSLALFASGSRTEDRFWEAKLDALLAKIVRNANQTTLDAALDHLQQNHPDAYGALADMAETHSESFIIEHEGVSYEALLIAAPVLAWTRYVIPSGPLKTDAADALRAHLQAHVLAANTRVAMAPFMYSIDQLPRHHVETWRIAQQLAQAAMGGGNAKLNFGELPETSPILADPRFLLAVVAAPVGEATFRWQEEEHGCRIERGQCLEQWATQGGANLSVVLPGCEFECLLPDAYYSACRDADESVRPHTVRTAVRYLFDTIGAAPQDLRAVVAGFGERRIDEYRVGFTRRGSNDVIYGVVWPLYGRENGEPGIDEEPQEIAGSDDPLEEIVALLKETGITDVRRHAGRFEPEYCDDCGVPLYADPLGEIVHAEMPEDAEPAQPHFH